From a region of the Thermocrinis sp. genome:
- a CDS encoding CDP-alcohol phosphatidyltransferase family protein, with translation MNLTKRREALKKLYTPIGVLLYKLHLPPNFITILSVITGMLSAYFFWHGKLLTAVSFLMVSGMLDLMDGVVARMSDKASKFGAVFDWMADKWVDGFVLGTVGYFYAGPFTAIVVTTASMLHSFVKPVVYSEVGYSARVKGKIQDPLEGVGFFGRPETHLTLILFAILERFDFPVGLSFGIKLIALLTLLSLFVRIAYLYRHFGRVYEE, from the coding sequence ATGAACCTAACAAAAAGAAGGGAAGCCCTAAAAAAGCTATATACTCCCATAGGAGTTTTGCTATACAAGCTTCACCTTCCACCTAACTTTATCACCATTCTTTCCGTCATAACGGGTATGCTCTCTGCCTACTTTTTCTGGCACGGCAAACTCTTGACTGCGGTTAGTTTTTTGATGGTTTCTGGCATGCTGGACCTGATGGACGGTGTGGTGGCAAGAATGTCGGACAAAGCTTCCAAGTTTGGGGCAGTCTTTGACTGGATGGCTGACAAGTGGGTGGATGGCTTTGTGCTTGGGACTGTGGGGTATTTCTACGCGGGTCCCTTCACTGCTATAGTGGTTACGACAGCCTCTATGCTTCACTCTTTTGTAAAGCCGGTGGTTTATTCAGAGGTAGGTTACAGTGCAAGAGTAAAGGGTAAAATACAGGATCCTCTGGAAGGTGTGGGCTTTTTTGGAAGACCGGAAACCCATCTTACCTTAATCCTCTTTGCCATACTTGAGAGGTTTGACTTTCCCGTCGGACTTTCCTTTGGCATAAAGCTAATAGCCCTTTTAACTTTGCTGTCCCTCTTTGTGAGAATAGCCTACCTTTACAGACACTTTGGGAGGGTTTACGAAGAATGA
- the ilvC gene encoding ketol-acid reductoisomerase → MAKIYYDSDASLDVLAGKTVAILGYGSQGHAHALNLRDSGINVIVGLHPGSKSREKALKDGFEVYEPSEAVKRADIIMFLTPDTVQPQLYKECVEPHLNPSKTLAFAHGFNIHFKQIVPPKDVDVFMVAPKGPGHLVRWMYEEGKGVPALVAVYQDATGNCKEKALAYAKGLGCTRAGVIETTFKEETETDLFGEQMVLCGGVTALIKAGFETLVEAGYQPEVAYFECLHELKLIVDLIYQYGIAGMRYSISDTAKYGDLTRGERIYKVVKPLMKEALEEIQKGEFAREWILENQAGRPVFNALLERDRHHLIEKVGEELRKMMPWITGKELK, encoded by the coding sequence ATGGCAAAGATATACTACGATAGCGATGCTTCTTTGGATGTCTTAGCAGGAAAAACTGTAGCCATACTTGGATACGGCAGTCAGGGGCATGCCCACGCACTAAACCTAAGGGATAGCGGAATTAACGTAATAGTTGGGCTTCATCCTGGCAGTAAGTCAAGGGAAAAGGCTTTAAAGGATGGCTTTGAGGTTTATGAGCCTTCAGAAGCGGTAAAAAGGGCAGACATTATAATGTTTCTCACTCCAGACACCGTCCAGCCCCAGCTCTATAAAGAGTGCGTTGAGCCACATCTTAACCCTTCAAAGACCTTAGCCTTTGCCCACGGCTTTAACATACACTTCAAACAGATCGTGCCACCAAAGGACGTGGATGTTTTCATGGTTGCTCCGAAGGGACCAGGGCACTTGGTAAGGTGGATGTATGAAGAAGGAAAAGGTGTGCCTGCTCTTGTAGCGGTATATCAGGATGCTACTGGCAATTGCAAAGAGAAAGCTTTGGCTTACGCAAAGGGGCTTGGATGCACAAGGGCAGGAGTTATAGAGACTACCTTCAAGGAGGAAACAGAAACGGACCTTTTTGGGGAACAGATGGTGCTCTGTGGAGGTGTTACAGCTCTTATAAAAGCTGGGTTTGAGACTCTTGTGGAGGCAGGCTATCAGCCAGAGGTGGCATACTTTGAATGTTTGCACGAGCTAAAGCTAATAGTAGATTTAATATACCAGTATGGAATAGCAGGCATGAGATACTCCATATCGGACACCGCAAAATACGGAGACCTAACGAGGGGTGAAAGAATATACAAAGTAGTCAAACCCCTGATGAAAGAGGCCCTTGAGGAAATACAAAAGGGAGAGTTTGCAAGGGAGTGGATTTTGGAAAATCAAGCAGGTAGGCCTGTCTTTAACGCCTTGCTTGAGAGGGATAGACACCACCTTATAGAAAAGGTGGGAGAAGAGCTCAGAAAGATGATGCCTTGGATCACAGGAAAGGAGCTAAAATGA